The sequence GGCACGGGGTGGTTCTCGGTCGTGTTGCTTCCGGTGACGAGCATGACCTCGGCGTCGGCGATGTCGTCGATCGCGTTTGTCATGCTGCCCGTGCCAAGGGCGGTCTGCAGCGCGTACACGCTGCTCGCGTGGCACAGGCGCGTGCAGTGGTCGATGTGGGGCGTGCCGAGGCAAGCCCGCACCCATTTCTGAAAGACGTAGTTGTCCTCGTTGGTGCACTTGGCCGACGCGAAGCCGGCAAGCGCCGTCGGCCCGTGCCGATCCTTGATCGTCGCCAGCCGCCGCGCGACGAGGTCGAGCGCCTCGTCCCAGCTCGCCGGTCGAAACACGTCCTCCACGCGGCGGTTCCCGAGCGGCCCCTTCGCGACGCCCTCGCGACGGACCAGGGGCGTCGTCAGGCGCTCCCGGTGGGCCGTGTAGTCGAAGCCGAAGCGGCCCTTCACGCACAGCCGCCCCCGGTTGGCCGGCCCCTCCTCGTGTCCGATGCCGCGAAGGATCGCGTTGCCCACGACCTCGTAGGTGATCTTGCATCCGACGCCGCAGTAGGGGCAAACGGTGTCGACGCGCGCGGGCGAGACGGGCGCGGAGAGCGCGTGCACGGTCTTCTCCACGAGCGCGCCGGTCGGGCACGCCTGCACGCACTCCCCGCAGGTCACGCAGGACGATTTGCCCATCGGGTCGCCAAGGTCGAAGGCGATCGTGCCTGAGAAGCCGCGGCCCTGCACGCCGATCACCTCGTTCACCTGCACGTCGTCGCACGCTCGCACGCAGCGGAAGCAGAGGATGCACGCGGAGGGATCGAAGGCGATGGCTGCATTCGAGAGGTCGACCTCGCGCGGCTGCGCCGTGCGCGCGAAGCGGGAGGCGACGGCGCCTTCCGCGCGCGCGAGATTCTCGAGCTCGCAGCCCTCCGGGACAAGCGTCTTCTTGCACGGCGACGGATGGTCGGCCAAAAGAAGCTCGAGGACCGTTTGGCGCGCGTCCTTGGCGCCGTCCTGGGTCGTGACGACCATGCCGTCCTCGGCCGCGCGCGCGCACGAGGGAACGAGCACGCGCGACCCTTCGACGGCCACCATGCACACGCGGCAGGCGCCCGCCAACGGCAGGCGGGGGTGGTAGCAGAGCGTAGGGATGCCGACGCCAAGCTTGCGGCAGGCATCGAGGATCGTGGACCCCGGCGGCACCTCGACCCGACGGCCGTCCACCGTGAGGCGGATCACGGCCGGCACGCTCCCGTGGGGCAACGGCCCCCGAGGTGCTCGTCGTATTCCTGGCGGAAGTACCGCAGGCCCGACGTGAACGGGAGGAAGGCGGTCTGGCCCAGGCCGCAGATCGAGGCCCCCGCCATGGTCCGGGAGAGCGCCTCCATCAGGGAGTACGTCGGGGGCGAGGCTTTGCCGGCACGGATCTCGCGGACGGCGTGCAGCATCTTCTCGGTGCCCACGCGGCAGGGCGTGCACTTGCCGCAGGACTCGTGCGCGAAGAACGAGAGGCAATTCTCGGCCACGTCCACGACGCAACGGCGCTCGTCGAGCACGACCACGCCGCCTGATCCCAGCATGCTGCCGGCCTTGGCAAGCGCGTCGAAATCCATGGGAACGTCCTGCTGCGAGGCGGGCAGGAGGCCCGCGGAGATGCCTCCCGGGAAGAAAGCCTTGAGCGCGCGGTCGCCCTCCATGCCCCCTGCGGCAGCAACGATTTCGCGAAGGCTCGTCCCGAGCGGAAGCTCGTAGACGCCGGGGCGCGCGACGTCGCCCGAGACGCTGTACAGCTTGCGTCCCGGCGCGGTCGTGCCGGAGCGCTTCCACGTCTCGGGATCGCCAAGCGCCTCGGGCACCCACCAGAGCGTCTCCACGTTGTTGATGAGCGTGGGCTTGCCAAAGAGCCCGAACTGCGCGGGGAAGGGGGGCTTCAACCGCGGCTCGCCCCGCTTGCCCTCGATCGACTCGAGAAGCGCCGTCTCCTCGCCGCAGATGTACGCTCCGGCGCCCACGACCAGGCGCGCCGAGAGCGTGCGGCCGTTCTGGAGGGGCGCGTCGAGCAGACGAGCTTCGCGCAGCTCGTCCAGGCAGGCGGCAAGCGCGCGCCGAGCGGCGGCGTATTCCTCGCGCACGTAGATCCACGCCTGGTCGGCCCCGACGCAGAGCATGGCAGCGAGCATCCCTTCGAGCATGCGGTGCGGCGTGCGTTCCAGGATCCAGCGGTCCTTGAACGTGCCCGGCTCGCCCTCGTCTGCGTTGACGACGACATACTTCGGCGAGCCTTGCGCCTTGGCGACAAACTCCCACTTCTTTCCGGCCGAGAAGCCCGCTCCGCCCATGCCGCGAAGACCCGTCCCGATCAACGCGGCGATCGTAGGCTCAAAGGCGCGCTCGCGGGCGAGGGATTCGAACAGCCGCATGCCTCCGCCCGCGCGGTAGGCGCCCAACCGCTCGTAGGCGGGAACCGGAACCTCACGGACGGCAACAAGCTCTGCGCCGGAGAGGCGGTCGGCCCGCGAGACGAGCCCTCCGTTTGCCAACAGGGCCGGCGCTTGATCGCACGCGCCCAGACAGGCTGCGGCCTTGACGCCGAGGTCCTGCGGCTGCTTTGCCGCGAGGACCGACAGGCGCGCCTGCAGCTCGGTTCCGCCTCGCAGGTGGCAGGCGACGCTCGTGCAGACGCGCGCCTCGACCACCGGCGGCGGCTCCGCGCGGAAGTTCGAGTAGAAGGAGGCGGCGCTCCAGACCTGTTCGCGCGCAAGCCGCGATTCGAAGGCGAATTCCTCGAGCGCCAGGCGTGGAAGGAATCCGAGCGAGTCTTGGACATGATGCAGGCATTCGAGAAGGGGCGCGCCGGCGGCGAACTTCGCGGCGGCTTCGCGGGCGACGGCAGCGTGGCGGGCCGAGCGCGCTTCGTCGGTGAGCCACGGGCTCGCCATGCCCGCGCCTACCGCGACGATC comes from Candidatus Thermoplasmatota archaeon and encodes:
- a CDS encoding 2Fe-2S iron-sulfur cluster-binding protein, with amino-acid sequence MPHGSVPAVIRLTVDGRRVEVPPGSTILDACRKLGVGIPTLCYHPRLPLAGACRVCMVAVEGSRVLVPSCARAAEDGMVVTTQDGAKDARQTVLELLLADHPSPCKKTLVPEGCELENLARAEGAVASRFARTAQPREVDLSNAAIAFDPSACILCFRCVRACDDVQVNEVIGVQGRGFSGTIAFDLGDPMGKSSCVTCGECVQACPTGALVEKTVHALSAPVSPARVDTVCPYCGVGCKITYEVVGNAILRGIGHEEGPANRGRLCVKGRFGFDYTAHRERLTTPLVRREGVAKGPLGNRRVEDVFRPASWDEALDLVARRLATIKDRHGPTALAGFASAKCTNEDNYVFQKWVRACLGTPHIDHCTRLCHASSVYALQTALGTGSMTNAIDDIADAEVMLVTGSNTTENHPVP
- a CDS encoding NADH-ubiquinone oxidoreductase-F iron-sulfur binding region domain-containing protein, producing the protein MASPWLTDEARSARHAAVAREAAAKFAAGAPLLECLHHVQDSLGFLPRLALEEFAFESRLAREQVWSAASFYSNFRAEPPPVVEARVCTSVACHLRGGTELQARLSVLAAKQPQDLGVKAAACLGACDQAPALLANGGLVSRADRLSGAELVAVREVPVPAYERLGAYRAGGGMRLFESLARERAFEPTIAALIGTGLRGMGGAGFSAGKKWEFVAKAQGSPKYVVVNADEGEPGTFKDRWILERTPHRMLEGMLAAMLCVGADQAWIYVREEYAAARRALAACLDELREARLLDAPLQNGRTLSARLVVGAGAYICGEETALLESIEGKRGEPRLKPPFPAQFGLFGKPTLINNVETLWWVPEALGDPETWKRSGTTAPGRKLYSVSGDVARPGVYELPLGTSLREIVAAAGGMEGDRALKAFFPGGISAGLLPASQQDVPMDFDALAKAGSMLGSGGVVVLDERRCVVDVAENCLSFFAHESCGKCTPCRVGTEKMLHAVREIRAGKASPPTYSLMEALSRTMAGASICGLGQTAFLPFTSGLRYFRQEYDEHLGGRCPTGACRP